The following coding sequences lie in one Labrus bergylta chromosome 13, fLabBer1.1, whole genome shotgun sequence genomic window:
- the nabp1a gene encoding SOSS complex subunit B2: MAATTNESVFLIKDVKPGSKNLNIVFIVLEIGRVTKTKDGHEVRSCKVADKSGSIAISVWDELGSLIQPGDIIKLTRGYASIWKGCLTLYTGRGGDLQKIGEFCMVYSEVPNFSEPNPDLLTQSNQQNKPGKPDGNQRGNSPPNQNSGTPAPPGNGAMPPFANNNNNNPPPGVPREAGYGGIGRPNGRSPGNGASPVTAAGPPTAAKSSVTITNGRDPRRAKR; encoded by the exons ATGGCAGCAACCACAAACGAGTCCGTGTTTTTGATTAAGGACGTGAAGCCTGGCTCGAAAAATTTGAATATCGTCTTCATCGTTTTGGAAATAG GGCGAGTCACCAAGACGAAAGACGGTCATGAGGTTCGCTCGTGTAAAGTGGCAGACAAGAGCGGGAGCATCGCCATCTCTGTCTGGGATGAACTCGGCAGCCTGATCCAGCCAGGCGACATCATCAAGCTGACCAGGGG CTATGCATCAATATGGAAAGGCTGCTTGACGCTATACactggaagaggaggagatctGCAGAAGATTGGAGA GTTCTGCATGGTGTATTCAGAAGTTCCCAATTTCAGTGAACCAAACCCAGACCTTCTAACCCAATCAAACCAGCAAAACAAGCCT GGTAAACCAGATGGGAATCAGAGGGGAAACTCTCCGCCCAATCAGAATTCAGGTACACCTGCCCCACCAG GAAATGGTGCCATGCCCCCGTTTgccaacaataacaacaacaacccacCGCCTGGTGTACCACGTGAGGCTGGGTATGGGGGCATTGGGCGACCCAATGGTCGCTCACCTGGAAATGGAGCATCTCCAGTTACAGCTGCAGGACCTCCAACTGCAGCAAAGTCTTCGGTTACCATTACCAACGGCAGGGACCCACGACGTGCCAAAAGATGA
- the LOC109986046 gene encoding C-X-C chemokine receptor type 2-like produces MKQKGKSRQLVIMRGGVKRDTTFCSLPPCDRPIATHKENITMTDPNTSSFYIDFGSAYYALNFTYNESEFYIDLDTQPCKHFIIPDALMVFVSGFYVLIFVLAIPGNLVVGLVIGLSRQALPPSDLYLLHLAVADILLALTLPFWATSVTQGWVFGDAMCKIVTILQELSFYSSILFLTCISMDRYMVIVRAMEARRANRRMVSWVVCAAVWGTGAILSLPGLLHSSYKSHNSSQLMCEEHYTPGSASDWRLATRLLRHTLGFLIPLAIMLPCYGVTIKRLLRIRGGFQRQKAMRVIVFVVFAFLLCWTPYHLAVMADTFFRSKIVPYNCPARMVVDRVMFATQILGLLHSCVNPVLYAFVGEKFRSRLTQILRKMGVLERTSLSRSSRSSLSSEITSTFM; encoded by the exons ATgaagcaaaaaggaaaaagtaggCAGTTGGTTATTATGAGGGGAGGGGTGAAGAGAGACACAACGTTTTGTTCCTTACCTCCTTGTGACAGACCGATTGCCACccacaaagaaaacatcacaatGACTG ATCCAAACACATCTTCTTTTTACATAGACTTTGGCTCTGCTTATTATGCACTCAACTTCACCTACAACGAATCAGAGTTCTACATTGACCTTGACACGCAGCCATGCAAACACTTCATCATCCCCGATGCTTTGATGGTGTTTGTCAGTGGGTTTTATGTCCTCATCTTTGTTTTGGCCATTCCTGGTAATCTGGTTGTGGGGCTTGTGATCGGCCTCAGTAGGCAGGCGCTGCCTCCCTCTGACCTCTACCTCCTCCACCTGGCAGTCGCTGACATCCTCTTGGCTTTAACCCTGCCGTTTTGGGCCACATCTGTTACACAGGGTTGGGTGTTTGGAGATGCCATGTGCAAAATTGTCACCATCCTCCAAGAGCTGAGCTTCTACTCTAGCATTCTGTTCCTGACCTGCATTAGCATGGACCGCTACATGGTGATTGTGCGAGCTATGGAGGCACGCAGGGCTAACCGACGGATGGTCAGCTGGGTAGTTTGTGCTGCTGTCTGGGGCACTGGGGCAATTCTCTCTCTGCCTGGGCTTCTACATTCATCTTACAAATCTCACAACTCCAGTCAGTTAATGTGTGAAGAACATTACACCCCTGGCAGTGCTAGTGATTGGAGGCTGGCCACCCGGCTTCTCCGCCACACTTTGGGTTTTCTCATCCCACTGGCCATCATGCTGCCCTGTTATGGAGTAACCATCAAGCGCCTCCTTCGTATCCGTGGGGGGTTTCAGCGCCAAAAAGCCATGAGAGTGATTGTCTTTGTGGTCTTTGCCTTCCTGCTTTGTTGGACTCCATACCACCTTGCAGTGATGGCGGACACGTTCTTCAGGTCTAAGATTGTGCCATACAATTGCCCAGCGAGGATGGTGGTGGATCGGGTCATGTTTGCCACGCAGATTCTGGGCCTCCTGCACAGCTGTGTTAATCCAGTGCTGTATGCGTTTGTGGGGGAGAAGTTCAGGAGTAGGCTAACGCAGATATTGAGGAAGATGGGCGTCTTGGAGAGAACGTCTTTGTCAAGATCCAGCAGATCTTCACTGTCTTCAGAGATCACATCTACGTTCATGTGA